A genomic region of Persephonella marina EX-H1 contains the following coding sequences:
- a CDS encoding class I SAM-dependent methyltransferase: MAKVEPFEEFTERYEEWFEKNRYAYLSELNAVKKLIPEGKGVEIGVGSGRFAVPLNIKYGVEPSLKMAKISKKKGIFVIRAVAEYLPFKNNSFDFCLFVTTICFVDDIDKSIKEAYRILRKEGKIVIGFIDKNSPLGVFYEKIKEKSPFYRYATFYSTEELTQILSQKGFGNFRYLQTVFKKLDDIKSVEPVKEGYGEGSFIVISAEKL; this comes from the coding sequence TTGGCAAAAGTTGAACCTTTTGAGGAATTTACGGAAAGATATGAAGAATGGTTTGAGAAAAACAGATATGCTTATCTGTCGGAGCTGAATGCTGTTAAGAAACTGATTCCTGAGGGAAAAGGTGTTGAGATTGGCGTTGGATCCGGTAGATTTGCTGTTCCTCTAAACATAAAGTACGGTGTTGAACCTTCATTGAAAATGGCTAAGATCTCAAAGAAAAAGGGAATTTTTGTTATTCGGGCTGTAGCTGAATATCTACCTTTTAAGAACAACTCCTTTGATTTCTGTCTATTTGTTACAACTATCTGTTTTGTTGATGATATTGATAAATCAATTAAAGAGGCTTACAGAATACTGAGGAAAGAAGGAAAGATAGTTATAGGCTTTATAGATAAAAACTCCCCTTTAGGTGTTTTTTATGAAAAAATAAAGGAAAAAAGTCCCTTCTACAGATACGCAACATTTTACTCCACAGAGGAACTTACACAGATCCTTTCCCAGAAAGGTTTTGGAAATTTCAGATATCTCCAGACGGTTTTCAAAAAACTTGACGATATAAAATCTGTTGAGCCTGTCAAAGAAGGTTACGGTGAAGGCTCTTTTATTGTTATATCTGCAGAAAAGCTTTAA
- a CDS encoding YicC/YloC family endoribonuclease, translated as MPYSMTGFAYVSQEFDEYDISVRIKSLNGKGIDISVKGHRDLIAFVELDVRNIIRSFFDRGSFQVFIDLKYRKPKLFMNIDNLKEAVETVKTVMEEIQLSPSDDKIYDLASGIAGEMEENLIDEELKSNTLDVVKKACEILKEERKREGDNLIKDIKNRLIILENIAEKIDRQKEEIISKAKERAVEKIRELLGEEFSERAFIEATIIADKMDITEEIVRLKTHIKRFKELLELDQPVGRKMDFLCQEMHREINTMGNKMPDFSEYTVEMKAQLEKIRQQVQNIE; from the coding sequence ATGCCGTACAGTATGACAGGATTTGCCTATGTTTCACAGGAGTTTGATGAGTACGATATATCTGTAAGAATAAAATCTCTGAATGGGAAAGGTATTGATATATCTGTCAAAGGACATAGAGACCTTATAGCCTTTGTAGAACTTGATGTCAGGAATATAATCAGATCTTTCTTTGATAGAGGGAGCTTTCAGGTTTTTATAGATCTAAAATATAGGAAACCAAAGCTTTTTATGAATATTGACAACCTGAAAGAAGCTGTTGAGACAGTTAAAACTGTTATGGAAGAGATACAGCTTTCCCCCTCAGACGACAAAATATACGATCTTGCATCAGGTATAGCCGGTGAAATGGAAGAGAATCTTATAGATGAGGAACTGAAATCAAACACACTTGATGTTGTTAAAAAAGCCTGTGAAATACTGAAGGAGGAAAGGAAAAGAGAGGGAGATAATCTGATAAAGGATATTAAAAACAGGCTTATAATACTGGAAAATATCGCAGAAAAGATAGACAGACAGAAAGAAGAGATCATATCTAAGGCGAAAGAGAGAGCTGTTGAGAAAATAAGGGAGCTATTAGGTGAGGAGTTTTCTGAAAGAGCATTTATAGAAGCCACAATAATAGCAGACAAGATGGATATAACTGAGGAGATCGTAAGACTGAAGACACATATAAAAAGATTTAAAGAGCTCTTAGAACTTGATCAGCCTGTTGGAAGAAAAATGGATTTTCTATGTCAGGAGATGCACAGGGAGATAAACACAATGGGTAATAAAATGCCAGATTTCTCAGAATATACTGTGGAGATGAAAGCACAGCTTGAGAAGATAAGACAGCAGGTTCAGAATATTGAGTGA
- a CDS encoding VIT1/CCC1 transporter family protein, producing MRQIVEYAKEFYKDEINDFVTYSYLSEKAKDPELKKILKEIAEIEKSHAQFWKDFLQKRGEKIPETAHSKIRLFLLSVLSKIINPVFVVSFLELGESGAVKKYYDFLKKESIDEEEKEKIKKIIVDELEHETTFSKETQKLGVSNIRDFVLGMNDGLVEILGVVTGLSAVYLNNPFMVAISGLIVGIAGALSMGIGAFISVRSQRQVNEGIKEKLEIIFDIRPEKAVDEFKEKLVETGIPEKLAEEISSKLGKEKNSLKKLLVEEVTENEIVSGLFTGFAYLIGVLFPVLPYFFSPTSITALPFAVLFAGLALTVVATVISVLSGINVKKKILEMVLTAFLAAGLSYGFGSLMQSIFGINID from the coding sequence TTGAGGCAGATTGTAGAGTATGCAAAGGAGTTTTATAAAGACGAGATAAATGATTTTGTTACCTACAGCTATCTGTCTGAGAAAGCAAAAGATCCGGAGCTGAAAAAAATACTGAAAGAGATCGCAGAAATAGAAAAATCTCACGCCCAGTTCTGGAAAGACTTTTTACAGAAAAGAGGTGAAAAAATACCTGAAACAGCTCACTCAAAAATAAGACTTTTCCTTCTGTCTGTACTTTCAAAGATAATAAATCCTGTTTTTGTAGTTTCTTTTCTTGAACTTGGAGAGTCAGGAGCGGTCAAAAAGTATTACGACTTTCTGAAAAAAGAGTCCATAGATGAAGAAGAAAAAGAGAAGATAAAAAAGATAATCGTTGATGAGCTTGAGCATGAGACAACATTTTCTAAAGAAACACAGAAACTTGGAGTGTCAAACATAAGAGATTTCGTTCTTGGGATGAATGACGGACTTGTTGAGATACTTGGAGTTGTTACAGGACTTTCAGCTGTATACCTGAACAATCCCTTTATGGTAGCGATCTCAGGTCTGATTGTTGGTATTGCAGGAGCTTTATCTATGGGAATAGGAGCTTTCATATCTGTAAGATCTCAGAGGCAGGTAAATGAAGGAATTAAGGAAAAGCTTGAGATAATATTTGATATCCGCCCTGAGAAAGCTGTTGATGAGTTTAAAGAAAAACTTGTAGAAACTGGAATACCTGAAAAGCTCGCAGAGGAGATAAGCTCAAAACTTGGAAAAGAAAAAAACTCACTTAAAAAACTCCTTGTAGAAGAAGTTACAGAAAATGAGATAGTGTCTGGTCTGTTTACAGGTTTTGCCTATCTGATAGGTGTTTTATTCCCTGTACTGCCGTACTTTTTCAGTCCAACTTCCATAACAGCCCTTCCTTTTGCTGTTTTATTTGCCGGTCTTGCTCTAACAGTTGTGGCAACAGTTATATCTGTTTTATCAGGGATAAATGTGAAGAAAAAGATCTTAGAGATGGTTCTGACAGCATTTTTAGCTGCAGGTCTTTCTTATGGGTTTGGATCGTTAATGCAGTCAATTTTTGGAATTAATATAGATTAA
- a CDS encoding 3-deoxy-D-manno-octulosonic acid transferase, which yields MVAVYNFLYTLLVFLYLPVFVLTNRKKGYRSDIRERFVLYSDSSKENTLWFHCASIGELNVAYPVIERLKEKHNILITVSSPRGKDFALKKYPYATVRSVPLDLPFLIKRFVDIYRPSALIITEGEFWLNLVVKTSERIPVLSINTRVSPSSFSFYRRFTPIYRKILNSFSRFLVRSEKDLKYLSFFVPEDKLVLCGDLKFVSSSQKKDLFLDKKGKKVIVAGSTHDPEEKVLITIYKNLRLKYPDLRLIIAPRHLERLDQIKKLLEEERLSFSLRTETDRLDSDVYIIDTIGELSGIYRYADVVFVGGTIAPVGGHNILEPAVEGKPVVIGNHYEKIEDLYRFLKKFNAVFSVNDGKEMEKLIDRLLEEGFKPELDISKYQEKILNCYIKNIEEYLV from the coding sequence ATGGTAGCTGTTTATAACTTTTTGTACACGCTTCTTGTATTTTTATACCTTCCTGTCTTTGTTCTGACAAACAGAAAAAAAGGGTATAGATCAGACATTAGAGAAAGATTTGTATTATACAGTGACAGCTCTAAAGAGAATACATTATGGTTTCACTGTGCAAGCATAGGTGAGCTTAATGTTGCCTATCCGGTAATAGAGAGATTAAAAGAAAAACACAACATACTCATAACTGTAAGTTCACCAAGGGGAAAAGATTTTGCATTAAAAAAGTATCCTTACGCTACAGTAAGATCTGTTCCTCTTGATCTGCCATTTTTGATAAAAAGATTTGTAGATATTTACAGACCTTCTGCACTGATAATAACGGAAGGTGAGTTCTGGCTGAATCTTGTTGTGAAAACTTCTGAAAGAATACCTGTACTATCAATAAACACAAGAGTCTCGCCTTCCTCTTTCAGTTTTTACAGAAGATTTACCCCAATCTACAGAAAAATTCTTAACAGCTTCTCAAGGTTTCTTGTAAGATCTGAAAAAGATCTGAAGTATCTTTCGTTCTTTGTTCCTGAGGATAAGCTTGTCCTTTGTGGTGACCTTAAATTTGTCTCTTCCTCTCAGAAAAAGGATCTATTTCTTGATAAAAAAGGAAAAAAGGTTATCGTTGCTGGAAGCACACACGATCCTGAGGAAAAAGTACTGATAACAATATACAAAAATCTGAGGCTTAAATATCCAGATCTCAGGCTTATAATAGCTCCAAGACATCTTGAGAGACTGGATCAGATAAAAAAATTACTGGAAGAGGAAAGACTGTCTTTCTCTCTCAGAACAGAAACGGACAGGCTTGATTCTGATGTTTACATAATAGATACAATAGGCGAGCTCTCAGGGATCTATAGATATGCTGATGTAGTTTTTGTTGGTGGGACTATAGCTCCGGTAGGAGGTCACAACATACTTGAACCTGCAGTTGAAGGAAAACCTGTTGTAATAGGCAACCATTATGAAAAGATTGAGGATCTATACAGATTTTTAAAAAAATTTAATGCTGTTTTTTCCGTAAATGATGGTAAGGAGATGGAGAAGCTTATAGACAGACTCCTTGAAGAAGGATTTAAACCAGAACTGGATATTTCAAAATATCAGGAAAAAATATTAAACTGCTACATAAAAAATATTGAGGAGTATTTAGTTTGA
- a CDS encoding ABC transporter permease encodes MEYKFLLSYILVLAALFYLYKEKLDIEKTLLINSIRAFIQLLILGYLLSYIFKLESPLELLGILTFMILFAAFTGQRRVKLADKGYIVAFLSIFCASFIVLFSLIALNLITFKPNEIIPVGGMIIGNSLNVYTIAVDRMKGEVKNTIDIIENIIALGGSLKDAFYFVNRASIKAAMIPILNSLQTVGVIHIPGITVGMLIAGAHPLEAVSFQLVIMYMIVAVALFTGIFSVNFAYKKIIRTVFN; translated from the coding sequence TTGGAATATAAATTTTTACTCTCATATATTCTTGTTTTAGCCGCCCTTTTCTACCTTTACAAAGAGAAGTTAGATATAGAAAAAACATTACTGATAAACTCAATAAGAGCCTTTATCCAGCTTTTGATCTTAGGTTATCTCCTCTCATACATATTCAAGCTTGAAAGCCCTTTAGAGCTTTTAGGAATCCTCACATTCATGATACTTTTTGCAGCATTTACAGGTCAGAGAAGAGTAAAACTGGCAGATAAGGGTTATATCGTTGCATTTCTATCAATATTCTGTGCATCTTTTATAGTTCTCTTCTCTTTAATCGCACTTAATCTTATAACATTCAAACCAAACGAGATAATACCTGTTGGAGGGATGATAATAGGTAACTCCCTGAATGTTTACACTATCGCCGTTGATAGAATGAAAGGTGAGGTAAAAAATACGATAGATATTATAGAGAATATAATAGCCCTTGGTGGAAGCCTAAAGGATGCTTTTTATTTTGTTAATAGAGCATCAATAAAGGCAGCTATGATACCTATACTGAACAGCCTTCAGACAGTTGGAGTTATACATATTCCCGGCATAACCGTAGGTATGCTTATAGCAGGAGCCCATCCCCTTGAGGCTGTATCCTTCCAGCTTGTTATAATGTATATGATCGTTGCCGTTGCACTTTTTACAGGGATATTCTCTGTAAATTTTGCCTATAAAAAAATAATCAGGACGGTTTTTAACTGA
- the lpxB gene encoding lipid-A-disaccharide synthase yields the protein MKKAFISVGEISGDNYASQLVKALPDFMWVGITGPKMREAGVETVEKLENISVVGLMEALPKYFKIKETFKRSVEILDKGIDLLVVVDFPGFNLKLLKEAKKRGIKTVYFIAPQVWAWGKGRIPKIAQYTDLLIAIWPFEKEIYTDYISDSFRVEYVGHPILDIIKTEETEESFKEKIGIEKDKKIFGLLPGSRESEVKTLLPILLSSAEIIYRKREDLHFVIPSTPNMEENVKQIAGSKKVPLSVITVKDFRHPSYEVMKHSVFLNVASGTATLETAIFGNPFLLVYKVSPVTFFIGKMLVSIDYLGLPNIIAGREIIKELLQKECNPESIARWSLRYLEDPEVYERTKNDLEKVKKALGEKGAIKRSADLIKELSLS from the coding sequence TTGAAAAAAGCGTTTATCAGCGTTGGAGAGATATCAGGGGATAACTACGCCTCACAGCTTGTAAAAGCCCTTCCTGATTTCATGTGGGTTGGCATAACAGGTCCAAAGATGAGGGAGGCAGGTGTAGAAACTGTTGAAAAGCTGGAAAATATATCTGTTGTCGGTCTTATGGAAGCTCTCCCTAAGTACTTCAAGATAAAAGAGACATTCAAAAGATCTGTTGAGATACTTGATAAAGGTATTGATCTTCTTGTTGTTGTTGATTTCCCCGGATTTAATCTAAAACTGTTAAAGGAAGCAAAAAAAAGAGGGATAAAAACGGTTTATTTTATAGCCCCACAGGTGTGGGCGTGGGGAAAGGGAAGAATACCAAAGATAGCCCAGTACACAGATCTTCTTATAGCTATATGGCCTTTTGAAAAGGAGATTTATACAGATTATATCTCAGATAGCTTTAGGGTTGAGTATGTAGGACATCCGATACTTGATATTATAAAAACAGAGGAAACAGAAGAGAGCTTTAAAGAGAAGATAGGAATAGAGAAAGATAAAAAGATATTCGGACTTCTCCCGGGAAGCCGTGAGAGTGAGGTAAAAACACTCCTTCCAATTCTACTATCATCAGCGGAGATCATATACAGAAAAAGAGAAGATCTCCATTTTGTTATCCCATCAACACCTAATATGGAAGAAAATGTAAAACAGATCGCAGGAAGTAAGAAAGTACCTCTATCGGTGATAACAGTTAAAGATTTTAGACACCCTTCATATGAGGTTATGAAACATTCTGTATTTTTAAATGTGGCATCAGGGACGGCAACACTTGAGACGGCAATATTTGGAAATCCGTTTCTACTCGTTTACAAGGTCTCCCCAGTAACATTTTTTATAGGGAAGATGCTTGTTTCCATAGATTACCTTGGACTTCCAAATATTATTGCCGGAAGGGAGATAATCAAAGAGCTTCTACAGAAGGAGTGTAACCCTGAAAGTATAGCCAGATGGAGTCTGAGATATCTGGAAGATCCTGAAGTTTACGAAAGAACAAAAAATGATCTTGAAAAAGTAAAAAAGGCTCTTGGAGAAAAAGGTGCAATAAAAAGATCAGCAGACCTGATAAAAGAGCTTTCCCTATCATAG
- the bioB gene encoding biotin synthase BioB, whose protein sequence is MEDFIKGLAERVLEGEKLSKEDGLKILSIPDEYLDLLVQEASKVREAVFGDEVEFCSLINAKNGACSEDCSFCAQSSKYPTPINAYGLVPKKELVEGAQKAVSIKANRYCIVTSGKRATKEEVEQIADAVREITENLPVRVCVSIGTVDEEDLKLLKDSGVDRVNHNLETSERHFKNIVTTHSYKERLETIKTVQKVGLSTCTGGIFGIGETDEDIVDLASVYRELNVNSIPMNFLIPIPGTPLEGNKQLTPQRCLKIISLFKLFNPQAELRLCGGREINLREYHDTAMEIANCVMAGGYLTRAGRAPGKDEEMVRRLGRKLITGRDLFSKYKTAV, encoded by the coding sequence ATGGAAGATTTTATAAAAGGTCTGGCTGAAAGAGTCTTAGAAGGAGAGAAGTTATCAAAAGAGGATGGATTGAAGATACTTTCCATACCTGATGAGTATCTTGATCTTCTCGTACAGGAAGCATCAAAGGTAAGAGAGGCTGTTTTTGGAGATGAGGTTGAGTTCTGCTCACTTATAAATGCAAAAAATGGTGCCTGTAGTGAGGACTGTTCATTCTGTGCTCAGTCTTCAAAGTATCCAACTCCTATAAATGCATACGGACTTGTTCCAAAGAAAGAGCTTGTTGAGGGAGCTCAAAAGGCTGTATCTATAAAGGCGAACAGATACTGTATTGTGACAAGTGGAAAAAGGGCAACAAAGGAAGAAGTTGAGCAGATAGCTGATGCTGTTAGAGAGATAACAGAGAACCTTCCTGTAAGGGTATGTGTATCAATAGGAACTGTGGATGAGGAAGACCTTAAGCTTTTAAAAGATTCAGGTGTTGACAGGGTAAATCACAACCTTGAGACATCAGAGAGACATTTTAAAAATATTGTTACAACTCACAGTTATAAAGAGAGGCTTGAAACAATAAAAACTGTTCAGAAGGTTGGTCTTTCAACATGTACAGGTGGTATATTCGGTATAGGTGAGACAGATGAGGATATAGTTGATCTCGCCTCTGTATACAGAGAGCTTAACGTTAACTCAATACCTATGAACTTTCTTATACCAATTCCCGGAACACCTCTTGAAGGGAATAAACAGCTTACACCTCAAAGATGTCTTAAGATCATATCCCTTTTCAAGTTATTCAATCCTCAGGCTGAGCTGAGGCTCTGTGGTGGAAGGGAGATAAATCTCAGGGAGTACCATGACACAGCGATGGAGATAGCAAACTGTGTTATGGCAGGTGGTTATCTCACAAGGGCTGGAAGAGCACCTGGAAAGGATGAAGAGATGGTGAGAAGACTGGGAAGAAAGCTTATCACAGGAAGGGATCTTTTCTCAAAGTACAAAACAGCCGTTTAG
- a CDS encoding NAD-dependent epimerase/dehydratase family protein, translated as MAVLVTGGAGFIGSHLVEELIKKDQTVIVVDNLSTGKIENLPCSDKVIFIEGDISEKGFVKELFSFYSFDKVFHLAAVASVAKSVELPEETHRTNFDATLYLLESSIGKVNRFVFASSAAVYGDLLELPKREDMPVKPLTPYAVDKYASERYVVNAFRLYGLDSTAVRFFNVFGERQDPSSPYSGVISIFIDRIKRYKNGEDTEIVIYGDGKQTRDFIYVKDVVKALILLSESRDSSGEVFNLGTGSSISLLEILDILKEIVGDLPPVRFEKERKGDIKHSQADISKIKSLGFSPEYSLKEGLEKLLFSEGVKT; from the coding sequence TTGGCTGTTCTTGTTACAGGTGGTGCAGGTTTTATCGGTTCACATCTTGTTGAGGAGCTTATAAAAAAAGACCAGACTGTTATTGTTGTTGATAATCTATCAACAGGAAAGATTGAGAATCTGCCGTGCAGTGATAAGGTTATATTCATAGAAGGTGATATATCTGAAAAAGGTTTTGTTAAAGAGCTTTTCAGTTTTTACAGTTTTGATAAGGTCTTTCACCTTGCTGCTGTTGCCTCAGTTGCAAAATCTGTTGAACTTCCAGAGGAAACACACAGGACAAACTTTGATGCCACCCTTTATCTTTTAGAGAGTTCAATTGGTAAGGTAAACAGGTTTGTCTTCGCCTCATCTGCTGCTGTTTACGGTGATCTTCTAGAGCTCCCAAAAAGAGAGGATATGCCTGTAAAACCTCTCACACCTTATGCTGTTGATAAGTATGCATCTGAAAGGTATGTTGTAAACGCTTTCAGACTTTACGGGCTTGATTCTACAGCAGTCAGATTTTTTAATGTTTTTGGAGAGAGGCAGGATCCTTCGTCTCCTTACTCAGGTGTTATATCAATATTTATTGACAGGATAAAAAGGTATAAAAATGGTGAGGATACTGAGATTGTAATATATGGAGATGGAAAGCAGACAAGGGATTTTATCTATGTAAAGGATGTTGTGAAAGCGTTAATATTACTCTCTGAAAGTAGAGACTCCTCTGGAGAGGTTTTTAATTTAGGAACAGGAAGCTCAATATCCCTACTGGAGATACTTGATATTCTTAAAGAGATTGTGGGAGATCTGCCTCCTGTAAGATTTGAGAAAGAAAGAAAGGGAGATATTAAGCATTCTCAGGCTGATATATCAAAGATAAAGTCATTGGGATTCAGTCCCGAATACTCACTTAAGGAAGGTCTTGAAAAACTGCTTTTTTCTGAAGGGGTTAAGACCTAA
- a CDS encoding tetratricopeptide repeat protein, with product MRRYICFLLSGLLTSAYSYDLETLYRKYMETKDEIFYREFMKKAETVFGGKKTEKYRDKISYLGYLLERYRETGDDRYYREFISFFHKNLELSEKKERFVYRGEDKELLKLILETFLATNDLENGYIASKIGKERFPEDIFFLKSYADISLWLGRYDDAVKGYSELYLLTGKDEYRDKALKLSLAFKKYDTALKILEDDIRNGDYTHWREIVSIYENLGEPEKAKDVLNTVYSLTGNREALKKLIYLDIETGDIRSAVERIERLDQISVSDAIEFSRVFYAVREYRKSLEILKKVIGKADFNNKEYWETLSDLAWGMKDYETGFFASSVLYYTRKARKIDYERMILHTLYRKRFKDLADISYSGWLRYRQTQFYYYYLYALDNLKDYSRILISIRYLSPYELNTLKKEEFFWFYYIKAVLKKGDKKRAVEVYREALTYIPDSESLIAGYLWFLIDLKKYKELKKALKKWKNISFSSEDLMLVYASGYSLLQNSSKALPYIRKLYKKNKNNPEILSAYADILEISGKTEEAQHYRYRAWKLLKKKSRDLNSKAFRTYLYLSLYFEPAEKISYLLKKAEGILSYDEIKEIRIIYHLMRRNYKTAEYLLRRYRDPEPWMRLSIALNSYDLYRQKEITERYEESLPVRDLVEALKNTGSIDLSESYAFENLRKNPDDNYLYRQLRDLVQEYEDLLSISTEYSIRRDISQLGVLNSLRLKIDKGYSLYAGFNYYNLLKNNSEDIINLPSSFYSVYAGIGRKKSRYSYKLILSQIKKLKEFTGFLFEYRTYLKDRFSLKFTAEKNQTGQETLYLYYGGMKDSIRSTIYYNLTSRISSDISAEFSRYRSQDGKNLGKGYIFSFEGFRKIRAGYPDYTVYTFLRKGNFSEKDEKGIIKSISVYENPLVLPESYIEAGAGFSFGLEHKNIYTGVWRPYFDTAFFLNSVTGTGFSFEAGAGGSLINQDHLSVGISFYKGVQGTTDSILRMNINYFLLF from the coding sequence ATGAGAAGGTATATCTGTTTTTTACTCTCAGGACTGCTAACATCTGCATACAGCTATGATCTGGAAACACTGTACAGAAAATATATGGAAACAAAGGATGAGATCTTTTACAGGGAGTTTATGAAAAAGGCAGAAACAGTTTTTGGAGGTAAGAAAACTGAAAAATACAGAGACAAAATATCCTATCTCGGCTACTTACTGGAGAGATACAGGGAAACGGGAGATGACAGATACTACAGAGAGTTTATCTCATTTTTCCATAAAAATTTAGAGCTTTCGGAGAAAAAAGAGAGATTTGTTTACAGAGGGGAGGATAAGGAACTTTTAAAGCTTATACTGGAAACATTCTTAGCAACAAACGATCTTGAGAACGGATACATAGCCTCAAAGATAGGAAAAGAGAGATTTCCAGAAGATATATTCTTCTTAAAAAGCTACGCAGATATATCACTCTGGCTTGGAAGATACGATGATGCTGTTAAAGGATACTCTGAACTTTATCTGCTTACAGGAAAGGATGAGTACAGGGATAAAGCTTTAAAACTTTCTTTAGCTTTTAAAAAGTACGATACAGCACTGAAAATACTTGAGGATGATATAAGGAATGGGGATTACACACACTGGAGAGAGATAGTATCCATCTATGAAAATCTTGGAGAACCGGAAAAGGCTAAAGATGTTCTAAATACCGTTTACAGTCTGACAGGAAACAGAGAGGCATTAAAAAAACTTATATACCTTGATATAGAGACAGGTGATATCAGATCTGCAGTTGAAAGGATAGAAAGACTTGATCAGATATCAGTTTCAGATGCCATTGAGTTCTCAAGGGTATTTTACGCTGTTAGAGAGTACAGAAAAAGTCTTGAGATACTGAAAAAGGTTATAGGCAAGGCTGATTTTAATAATAAAGAGTACTGGGAGACACTTTCAGATCTTGCATGGGGGATGAAGGATTATGAAACAGGATTTTTCGCCTCATCGGTTCTTTACTACACAAGAAAAGCCCGTAAGATAGATTATGAGAGAATGATCTTACACACACTTTACAGAAAAAGATTTAAGGATCTTGCTGATATATCTTACTCAGGATGGTTAAGATACAGACAGACCCAGTTTTATTACTACTACCTTTATGCCCTTGATAATCTTAAGGATTACAGCAGAATACTTATATCCATCAGATATCTCTCACCTTACGAGCTTAACACACTTAAGAAAGAGGAGTTTTTCTGGTTTTACTATATAAAGGCTGTTCTGAAAAAAGGTGATAAAAAAAGAGCTGTTGAGGTATACAGAGAAGCTCTCACCTATATTCCGGATTCAGAGAGCCTTATAGCTGGATACCTCTGGTTTTTAATTGATCTTAAAAAATATAAAGAACTAAAAAAGGCTTTAAAAAAATGGAAGAATATCTCTTTCAGCTCTGAAGATCTGATGCTTGTTTACGCATCCGGATACAGTTTACTTCAGAACTCATCAAAAGCACTGCCTTACATCAGAAAGCTCTACAAAAAAAACAAAAACAACCCGGAAATCCTCTCAGCTTATGCTGACATACTTGAGATATCAGGAAAAACAGAAGAAGCCCAACACTACAGGTATAGAGCATGGAAGCTGTTAAAGAAAAAATCCAGAGATCTTAATAGTAAAGCTTTCAGAACGTATCTATATCTTTCCCTTTATTTTGAGCCTGCAGAGAAGATCTCATATCTCCTGAAAAAAGCGGAAGGTATCCTCTCTTACGATGAGATAAAAGAGATAAGGATAATTTACCACCTTATGAGAAGAAACTACAAAACAGCGGAATACCTATTAAGAAGATACAGAGATCCAGAACCGTGGATGAGGCTGAGCATAGCTCTGAACAGTTATGATCTTTACAGACAGAAGGAGATAACTGAAAGATACGAAGAAAGCCTACCTGTAAGGGATCTTGTTGAGGCACTGAAGAATACGGGAAGTATTGATCTTTCTGAGAGCTATGCCTTTGAGAATCTTAGAAAAAACCCTGATGATAACTACCTTTACAGACAGTTGAGGGATCTTGTTCAGGAGTATGAAGATCTGCTCAGTATATCAACAGAGTACTCTATCAGAAGGGATATATCTCAGCTTGGTGTTTTAAACAGTCTCAGGCTAAAGATTGATAAAGGCTACAGTCTGTACGCCGGTTTCAATTACTACAATCTTCTGAAAAATAATTCAGAGGACATTATAAATCTACCTTCATCTTTTTATTCAGTGTATGCAGGTATTGGGAGAAAAAAGTCAAGGTACAGCTATAAATTAATACTTTCACAGATTAAAAAACTTAAAGAGTTCACAGGTTTTCTTTTTGAGTATAGAACCTACCTGAAAGACAGGTTTTCTCTAAAGTTTACAGCTGAAAAAAATCAGACAGGTCAGGAAACGTTATACCTCTACTACGGAGGGATGAAAGACAGCATAAGATCAACGATCTATTACAACCTCACATCAAGAATATCATCTGATATCTCTGCTGAGTTTAGCAGGTACAGATCACAGGACGGTAAAAATCTCGGTAAAGGATATATCTTCTCATTTGAAGGTTTCAGAAAGATCAGAGCAGGATATCCGGATTACACAGTATACACATTCCTGAGGAAAGGGAATTTCTCAGAAAAAGATGAAAAGGGAATCATAAAAAGTATATCCGTTTACGAAAATCCTCTGGTTCTTCCTGAAAGCTACATTGAGGCAGGAGCAGGCTTTTCATTTGGACTTGAACATAAAAATATATACACAGGCGTATGGAGACCTTACTTTGATACAGCATTTTTCCTGAACAGCGTTACAGGAACAGGTTTCAGTTTTGAGGCTGGAGCAGGTGGAAGTTTGATAAATCAGGATCATCTATCAGTAGGTATATCTTTTTATAAAGGCGTTCAGGGAACAACTGACAGTATTCTAAGAATGAATATTAACTACTTTTTACTTTTTTAG